A genome region from Macaca nemestrina isolate mMacNem1 chromosome 15, mMacNem.hap1, whole genome shotgun sequence includes the following:
- the LOC105487215 gene encoding smoothelin isoform X2 encodes MVGMGAPGDLHAACPSTPAGTPSPRSRVPVRPPSLSWLEVTADLAERRRIRSAIRELQRQELEREEEALASKRFRAERQDNKENWLHSRQREAEQRAALARLAGQLESMNDVEELTALLRSAGEYEERKLIRAAIRRVRAQEIEAATLAGRLCSARPNSGLREDSKGRVAHRLEQCEVPEQEEQEQQTEVSKPTPTPEGTSQDVTTVTLLLRAPPGSTSSSPASASSSPTAASPEPPLEPAEAQCLTAEVPGAPEPPPSPPKTTSPEPQESPTLTSTEGQVVNKLLSGPKETPAAQSPTRGPSDTKRADVAGPRPCQRSLSVLSPHQPAQNRESTPLASRPSSFQRAGSVRDRVHKFTSDSPMAARLQDGTPRAALSPLTPARLVGPSLTSTTPASSSSGSSSRGRSDTSSRFSKEQQGVAQPLAQLQSCSQEEGPRGRGLAPRPLENGAGGPVARSEEPGAPLPVAVSTAEPGGSMKTTFTIEIKDGRGQASTGRVLLPTGNQRAELTLGLRAPPTLLSTSSGGKSTITRVNSPGTLARLGSVTHVTSFSHAPPSSRGGCSVKMEPEPAEPPSAAVEAANGAEQTRVNKAPEGRSPLSAEELMTIEDEGVLDKMLDQSTDFEERKLIRAALRELRQRKRDQRDKERERRLQEARGRPGEGRGNTATETTTRHSQRAADGSAVSTVTKTERLVHSNDGTRTARTTTVESSFVRRSENGSGSTMMQTKTFSSSSSSKKMGSIFDREDQTSPRAGSLAALEKRQAEKKKELMKAQSLPKTSASQARKAMIEKLEKEGAAGSPGGPRAAVQRSTSFGVPNANSIKQMLLDWCRAKTRGYEHVDIQNFSSSWSDGMAFCALVHNFFPEAFDYGQLSPQNRRQNFEVAFSSAETHADCPQLLDTEDMVRLREPDWKCVYTYIQEFYRCLVQKGLVKTKKS; translated from the exons ATGGTCGGAATGGGGGCGCCTGGGGACTTGCACGCCGCGTGCCCCTCCACACCAGCCGGGACGCCCTCCCCTCGGTCCCGAGTTCCAGTTCGACCTCCGTCACTCAGCTGG CTGGAGGTCACAGCAGATCTGGCAGAGCGGCGGCGCATCCGCTCAGCCATCCGGGAACTGCAGCGGCaggagctggagcgcgaggaggAGGCCCTGGCATCCAAGCGTTTCCGTGCCGAGCGGCAGGACAACAAGGAGAACTGGCTGCA CTCTCGGCAGCGGGAAGCTGAGCAGCGGGCTGCGCTGGCACGGCTGGCAGGGCAGCTGGAGTCCATGAACGATGTAGAGGAATTGACTGCACTG TTGCGAAGCGCTGGTGAGTATGAGGAGCGCAAGCTGATCCGAGCTGCCATCCGCCGCGTACGGGCTCAGGAGATTGAGG CTGCCACCTTGGCTGGGAGGTTGTGCAGCGCGCGTCCCAACAGTGGCTTAAGAGAGGACAGCAAGGGGCGAGTGGCACACAGGCTGGAACAGTGTGAG GTGCCAGAGCAAGAGGAACAGGAACAGCAGACAGAGGTCTCAAAGCCAACTCCCACCCCTGAAGGCACCAGCCAGGATGTGACCACAGTGACACTCCTGCTGCGAGCCCCACCTGGGAGCACATCCagctcacctgcctcagccagcaGTTCACCCACCGCTGCCTCTCCTGAGCCTCCATTGGAGCCTGCCGAGGCCCAGTGCCTTACAGCCGAGGTTCCAGGCGCCCCAGAGCCACCCCCCAGCCCACCCAAGACCACCAGCCCTGAGCCTCAGGAGTCTCCAACGCTCACCAGCACTGAGGGCCAGGTGGTCAACAAG CTTCTGTCTGGCCCTAAAGAGACCCCTGCTGCCCAGAGCCCCACCAGAGGCCCTTCTGACACCAAGAGAGCAG ACGTGGCTGGACCCCGACCCTGCCAACGCTCCCTGTCGGTGCTCAGCCCCCACCAGCCAGCCCAGAACCGAG AGTCCACCCCCCTTGCCAGCAGACCTTCCTCGTTCCAGCGGGCTGGCTCTGTGCGGGACCGTGTCCACAAGTTCACATCAGATTCTCCTATGGCTGCTAGGCTCCAGGATGGCACACCCCGGGCTGCCCTAAGTCCCCTGACCCCCGCAAGGCTCGTGGGCCCCTCCCTCACCAGTAccacccctgcctcctcctccagcgGCTCCTCCTCTCGGGGCCGCAGTGATACCTCCTCCCGGTTCAGCAAGGAGCAACAAGGAGTAGCCCAGCCCCTGGCCCAGCTTCAAAGCTGCTCCCAGGAGGAGGGCCCCAGGGGGCGGGGCTTGGCTCCCAGGCCCCTTGAAAACGGAGCAGGGGGGCCTGTGGCACGTTCAGAGGAGCCTGGTGCCCCATTGCCCGTGGCCGTCAGCACTGCCGAGCCAGGGGGCAGTATGAAGACTACATTCACCATCGAGATCAAGGATGGCCGTGGCCAGGCCTCCACAGGCCGCGTGCTGCTGCCCACAGGCAACCAGAGGGCAG AACTGACACTGGGGCTGCGGGCGCCCCCGACCCTACTCAGCACCAGTAGTGGGGGCAAGAGCACCATCACTCGTGTCAACAGCCCTGGGACCCTGGCTCGGCTGGGCAGTGTCACTCATGTCACCAGCTTCAGCCATGCCCCCCCCAGTAGCCGAGGAGGCTGCAGCGTCAAG ATGGAACCAGAGCCAGCAGAGCCTCCCTCTGCAGCAGTGGAAGCAGCCAATGGGGCCGAGCAGACCCGAGTGAACAAAGCACCAGAGGGGCGGAGCCCTCTGAGCGCTGAGGAGCTGATGACTATTGAGGACGAAGGAGTCTTGGACAAAATG CTGGATCAGAGCACGGACTTTGAAGAGCGGAAGCTCATCCGGGCTGCACTTCGTGAGCTCCGACAAAGGAAGAGAG ACCAGCGGGACAAGGAGCGGGAACGGCGGCTGCAGGAGGCACGGGGCCGGCCAGGGGAGGGCCGCGGCAACACGGCCACTGAGACCACCACGAGGCACAGCCAGCGGGCAGCTGATGGCTCTGCTGTCAGCACTGTTACCAAGACTGAGCGGCTCGTCCACTCCA ATGATGGCACACGGACGGCCCGCACCACCACAGTGGAGTCAAGTTTCGTGAGGCGCTCGGAGA ATGGCAGTGGCAGCACCATGATGCAAACCAAgaccttctcctcttcctcctcatccaAGAAGATGGGCAG CATCTTCGACCGCGAGGACCAGACCAGCCCACGGGCCGGCAGCCTGGCGGCGCTTGAGAAACGCCAGGCCGAGAAGAAGAAAGAGCTGATGAAGGCGCAGAGTCTGCCCaagacctcagcctcccaggcgcGCAAGGCCATGATTGAGAAGTTGGAGAAGGAGGGCGCGGCCGG CAGCCCTGGCGGACCCCGCGCAGCCGTGCAGCGATCCACCAGCTTCGGGGTCCCCAACGCCAACAGCATCAAGCAGATGCTGCTGGACTGGTGCCGAGCCAAGACTCGCGGCTACGAG CATGTCGACATCCAGAACTTCTCCTCCAGCTGGAGTGATGGGATGGCCTTCTGTGCCCTGGTGCACAACTTCTTCCCTGAGGCCTTCGACTATGGGCAGCTTAGCCCTCAGAACCGACGCCAGAACTTCGAGGTGGCCTTCTCATCTGCGGA GACCCATGCGGACTGCCCGCAGCTCCTGGATACAGAGGACATGGTGCGGCTTCGAGAGCCTGACTGGAAGTGCGTGTACACGTACATCCAGGAGTTCTACCGCTGTCTGGTCCAGAAGGGGCTGGTAAAAACCAAAAAGTCCTAA
- the LOC105487215 gene encoding smoothelin isoform X6, with translation MVGMGAPGDLHAACPSTPAGTPSPRSRVPVRPPSLSWLEVTADLAERRRIRSAIRELQRQELEREEEALASKRFRAERQDNKENWLHSRQREAEQRAALARLAGQLESMNDVEELTALLRSAGEYEERKLIRAAIRRVRAQEIEAATLAGRLCSARPNSGLREDSKGRVAHRLEQCEVPEQEEQEQQTEVSKPTPTPEGTSQDVTTVTLLLRAPPGSTSSSPASASSSPTAASPEPPLEPAEAQCLTAEVPGAPEPPPSPPKTTSPEPQESPTLTSTEGQVVNKLLSGPKETPAAQSPTRGPSDTKRADVAGPRPCQRSLSVLSPHQPAQNRESTPLASRPSSFQRAGSVRDRVHKFTSDSPMAARLQDGTPRAALSPLTPARLVGPSLTSTTPASSSSGSSSRGRSDTSSRFSKEQQGVAQPLAQLQSCSQEEGPRGRGLAPRPLENGAGGPVARSEEPGAPLPVAVSTAEPGGSMKTTFTIEIKDGRGQASTGRVLLPTGNQRAELTLGLRAPPTLLSTSSGGKSTITRVNSPGTLARLGSVTHVTSFSHAPPSSRGGCSVKMEPEPAEPPSAAVEAANGAEQTRVNKAPEGRSPLSAEELMTIEDEGVLDKMLDQSTDFEERKLIRAALRELRQRKRDGSGSTMMQTKTFSSSSSSKKMGSIFDREDQTSPRAGSLAALEKRQAEKKKELMKAQSLPKTSASQARKAMIEKLEKEGAAGSPGGPRAAVQRSTSFGVPNANSIKQMLLDWCRAKTRGYEHVDIQNFSSSWSDGMAFCALVHNFFPEAFDYGQLSPQNRRQNFEVAFSSAETHADCPQLLDTEDMVRLREPDWKCVYTYIQEFYRCLVQKGLVKTKKS, from the exons ATGGTCGGAATGGGGGCGCCTGGGGACTTGCACGCCGCGTGCCCCTCCACACCAGCCGGGACGCCCTCCCCTCGGTCCCGAGTTCCAGTTCGACCTCCGTCACTCAGCTGG CTGGAGGTCACAGCAGATCTGGCAGAGCGGCGGCGCATCCGCTCAGCCATCCGGGAACTGCAGCGGCaggagctggagcgcgaggaggAGGCCCTGGCATCCAAGCGTTTCCGTGCCGAGCGGCAGGACAACAAGGAGAACTGGCTGCA CTCTCGGCAGCGGGAAGCTGAGCAGCGGGCTGCGCTGGCACGGCTGGCAGGGCAGCTGGAGTCCATGAACGATGTAGAGGAATTGACTGCACTG TTGCGAAGCGCTGGTGAGTATGAGGAGCGCAAGCTGATCCGAGCTGCCATCCGCCGCGTACGGGCTCAGGAGATTGAGG CTGCCACCTTGGCTGGGAGGTTGTGCAGCGCGCGTCCCAACAGTGGCTTAAGAGAGGACAGCAAGGGGCGAGTGGCACACAGGCTGGAACAGTGTGAG GTGCCAGAGCAAGAGGAACAGGAACAGCAGACAGAGGTCTCAAAGCCAACTCCCACCCCTGAAGGCACCAGCCAGGATGTGACCACAGTGACACTCCTGCTGCGAGCCCCACCTGGGAGCACATCCagctcacctgcctcagccagcaGTTCACCCACCGCTGCCTCTCCTGAGCCTCCATTGGAGCCTGCCGAGGCCCAGTGCCTTACAGCCGAGGTTCCAGGCGCCCCAGAGCCACCCCCCAGCCCACCCAAGACCACCAGCCCTGAGCCTCAGGAGTCTCCAACGCTCACCAGCACTGAGGGCCAGGTGGTCAACAAG CTTCTGTCTGGCCCTAAAGAGACCCCTGCTGCCCAGAGCCCCACCAGAGGCCCTTCTGACACCAAGAGAGCAG ACGTGGCTGGACCCCGACCCTGCCAACGCTCCCTGTCGGTGCTCAGCCCCCACCAGCCAGCCCAGAACCGAG AGTCCACCCCCCTTGCCAGCAGACCTTCCTCGTTCCAGCGGGCTGGCTCTGTGCGGGACCGTGTCCACAAGTTCACATCAGATTCTCCTATGGCTGCTAGGCTCCAGGATGGCACACCCCGGGCTGCCCTAAGTCCCCTGACCCCCGCAAGGCTCGTGGGCCCCTCCCTCACCAGTAccacccctgcctcctcctccagcgGCTCCTCCTCTCGGGGCCGCAGTGATACCTCCTCCCGGTTCAGCAAGGAGCAACAAGGAGTAGCCCAGCCCCTGGCCCAGCTTCAAAGCTGCTCCCAGGAGGAGGGCCCCAGGGGGCGGGGCTTGGCTCCCAGGCCCCTTGAAAACGGAGCAGGGGGGCCTGTGGCACGTTCAGAGGAGCCTGGTGCCCCATTGCCCGTGGCCGTCAGCACTGCCGAGCCAGGGGGCAGTATGAAGACTACATTCACCATCGAGATCAAGGATGGCCGTGGCCAGGCCTCCACAGGCCGCGTGCTGCTGCCCACAGGCAACCAGAGGGCAG AACTGACACTGGGGCTGCGGGCGCCCCCGACCCTACTCAGCACCAGTAGTGGGGGCAAGAGCACCATCACTCGTGTCAACAGCCCTGGGACCCTGGCTCGGCTGGGCAGTGTCACTCATGTCACCAGCTTCAGCCATGCCCCCCCCAGTAGCCGAGGAGGCTGCAGCGTCAAG ATGGAACCAGAGCCAGCAGAGCCTCCCTCTGCAGCAGTGGAAGCAGCCAATGGGGCCGAGCAGACCCGAGTGAACAAAGCACCAGAGGGGCGGAGCCCTCTGAGCGCTGAGGAGCTGATGACTATTGAGGACGAAGGAGTCTTGGACAAAATG CTGGATCAGAGCACGGACTTTGAAGAGCGGAAGCTCATCCGGGCTGCACTTCGTGAGCTCCGACAAAGGAAGAGAG ATGGCAGTGGCAGCACCATGATGCAAACCAAgaccttctcctcttcctcctcatccaAGAAGATGGGCAG CATCTTCGACCGCGAGGACCAGACCAGCCCACGGGCCGGCAGCCTGGCGGCGCTTGAGAAACGCCAGGCCGAGAAGAAGAAAGAGCTGATGAAGGCGCAGAGTCTGCCCaagacctcagcctcccaggcgcGCAAGGCCATGATTGAGAAGTTGGAGAAGGAGGGCGCGGCCGG CAGCCCTGGCGGACCCCGCGCAGCCGTGCAGCGATCCACCAGCTTCGGGGTCCCCAACGCCAACAGCATCAAGCAGATGCTGCTGGACTGGTGCCGAGCCAAGACTCGCGGCTACGAG CATGTCGACATCCAGAACTTCTCCTCCAGCTGGAGTGATGGGATGGCCTTCTGTGCCCTGGTGCACAACTTCTTCCCTGAGGCCTTCGACTATGGGCAGCTTAGCCCTCAGAACCGACGCCAGAACTTCGAGGTGGCCTTCTCATCTGCGGA GACCCATGCGGACTGCCCGCAGCTCCTGGATACAGAGGACATGGTGCGGCTTCGAGAGCCTGACTGGAAGTGCGTGTACACGTACATCCAGGAGTTCTACCGCTGTCTGGTCCAGAAGGGGCTGGTAAAAACCAAAAAGTCCTAA
- the LOC105487215 gene encoding smoothelin isoform X10 — MADEALAGLDEGALRKLLEVTADLAERRRIRSAIRELQRQELEREEEALASKRFRAERQDNKENWLHSRQREAEQRAALARLAGQLESMNDVEELTALLRSAGEYEERKLIRAAIRRVRAQEIEAATLAGRLCSARPNSGLREDSKGRVAHRLEQCEVPEQEEQEQQTEVSKPTPTPEGTSQDVTTVTLLLRAPPGSTSSSPASASSSPTAASPEPPLEPAEAQCLTAEVPGAPEPPPSPPKTTSPEPQESPTLTSTEGQVVNKLLSGPKETPAAQSPTRGPSDTKRADVAGPRPCQRSLSVLSPHQPAQNRESTPLASRPSSFQRAGSVRDRVHKFTSDSPMAARLQDGTPRAALSPLTPARLVGPSLTSTTPASSSSGSSSRGRSDTSSRFSKEQQGVAQPLAQLQSCSQEEGPRGRGLAPRPLENGAGGPVARSEEPGAPLPVAVSTAEPGGSMKTTFTIEIKDGRGQASTGRVLLPTGNQRAELTLGLRAPPTLLSTSSGGKSTITRVNSPGTLARLGSVTHVTSFSHAPPSSRGGCSVKAAEDAGTPVAHPPAFSTRRRSSTCTTRSTSLMEPEPAEPPSAAVEAANGAEQTRVNKAPEGRSPLSAEELMTIEDEGVLDKMLDQSTDFEERKLIRAALRELRQRKRDQRDKERERRLQEARGRPGEGRGNTATETTTRHSQRAADGSAVSTVTKTERLVHSNDGTRTARTTTVESSFVRRSENGSGSTMMQTKTFSSSSSSKKMGSIFDREDQTSPRAGSLAALEKRQAEKKKELMKAQSLPKTSASQARKAMIEKLEKEGAAGSPGGPRAAVQRSTSFGVPNANSIKQMLLDWCRAKTRGYEHVDIQNFSSSWSDGMAFCALVHNFFPEAFDYGQLSPQNRRQNFEVAFSSAETHADCPQLLDTEDMVRLREPDWKCVYTYIQEFYRCLVQKGLVKTKKS, encoded by the exons ATGGCAGACGAGGCCTTAGCTGGGCTGGATGAGGGAGCCCTTCGGAAGCTG CTGGAGGTCACAGCAGATCTGGCAGAGCGGCGGCGCATCCGCTCAGCCATCCGGGAACTGCAGCGGCaggagctggagcgcgaggaggAGGCCCTGGCATCCAAGCGTTTCCGTGCCGAGCGGCAGGACAACAAGGAGAACTGGCTGCA CTCTCGGCAGCGGGAAGCTGAGCAGCGGGCTGCGCTGGCACGGCTGGCAGGGCAGCTGGAGTCCATGAACGATGTAGAGGAATTGACTGCACTG TTGCGAAGCGCTGGTGAGTATGAGGAGCGCAAGCTGATCCGAGCTGCCATCCGCCGCGTACGGGCTCAGGAGATTGAGG CTGCCACCTTGGCTGGGAGGTTGTGCAGCGCGCGTCCCAACAGTGGCTTAAGAGAGGACAGCAAGGGGCGAGTGGCACACAGGCTGGAACAGTGTGAG GTGCCAGAGCAAGAGGAACAGGAACAGCAGACAGAGGTCTCAAAGCCAACTCCCACCCCTGAAGGCACCAGCCAGGATGTGACCACAGTGACACTCCTGCTGCGAGCCCCACCTGGGAGCACATCCagctcacctgcctcagccagcaGTTCACCCACCGCTGCCTCTCCTGAGCCTCCATTGGAGCCTGCCGAGGCCCAGTGCCTTACAGCCGAGGTTCCAGGCGCCCCAGAGCCACCCCCCAGCCCACCCAAGACCACCAGCCCTGAGCCTCAGGAGTCTCCAACGCTCACCAGCACTGAGGGCCAGGTGGTCAACAAG CTTCTGTCTGGCCCTAAAGAGACCCCTGCTGCCCAGAGCCCCACCAGAGGCCCTTCTGACACCAAGAGAGCAG ACGTGGCTGGACCCCGACCCTGCCAACGCTCCCTGTCGGTGCTCAGCCCCCACCAGCCAGCCCAGAACCGAG AGTCCACCCCCCTTGCCAGCAGACCTTCCTCGTTCCAGCGGGCTGGCTCTGTGCGGGACCGTGTCCACAAGTTCACATCAGATTCTCCTATGGCTGCTAGGCTCCAGGATGGCACACCCCGGGCTGCCCTAAGTCCCCTGACCCCCGCAAGGCTCGTGGGCCCCTCCCTCACCAGTAccacccctgcctcctcctccagcgGCTCCTCCTCTCGGGGCCGCAGTGATACCTCCTCCCGGTTCAGCAAGGAGCAACAAGGAGTAGCCCAGCCCCTGGCCCAGCTTCAAAGCTGCTCCCAGGAGGAGGGCCCCAGGGGGCGGGGCTTGGCTCCCAGGCCCCTTGAAAACGGAGCAGGGGGGCCTGTGGCACGTTCAGAGGAGCCTGGTGCCCCATTGCCCGTGGCCGTCAGCACTGCCGAGCCAGGGGGCAGTATGAAGACTACATTCACCATCGAGATCAAGGATGGCCGTGGCCAGGCCTCCACAGGCCGCGTGCTGCTGCCCACAGGCAACCAGAGGGCAG AACTGACACTGGGGCTGCGGGCGCCCCCGACCCTACTCAGCACCAGTAGTGGGGGCAAGAGCACCATCACTCGTGTCAACAGCCCTGGGACCCTGGCTCGGCTGGGCAGTGTCACTCATGTCACCAGCTTCAGCCATGCCCCCCCCAGTAGCCGAGGAGGCTGCAGCGTCAAG GCTGCCGAGGATGCTGGGACCCCTGTGGCCCACCCACCTGCCTTCAGCACCCGCCGCCGCTCCTCCACCTGCACCACCCGCAGCACTAGTCTT ATGGAACCAGAGCCAGCAGAGCCTCCCTCTGCAGCAGTGGAAGCAGCCAATGGGGCCGAGCAGACCCGAGTGAACAAAGCACCAGAGGGGCGGAGCCCTCTGAGCGCTGAGGAGCTGATGACTATTGAGGACGAAGGAGTCTTGGACAAAATG CTGGATCAGAGCACGGACTTTGAAGAGCGGAAGCTCATCCGGGCTGCACTTCGTGAGCTCCGACAAAGGAAGAGAG ACCAGCGGGACAAGGAGCGGGAACGGCGGCTGCAGGAGGCACGGGGCCGGCCAGGGGAGGGCCGCGGCAACACGGCCACTGAGACCACCACGAGGCACAGCCAGCGGGCAGCTGATGGCTCTGCTGTCAGCACTGTTACCAAGACTGAGCGGCTCGTCCACTCCA ATGATGGCACACGGACGGCCCGCACCACCACAGTGGAGTCAAGTTTCGTGAGGCGCTCGGAGA ATGGCAGTGGCAGCACCATGATGCAAACCAAgaccttctcctcttcctcctcatccaAGAAGATGGGCAG CATCTTCGACCGCGAGGACCAGACCAGCCCACGGGCCGGCAGCCTGGCGGCGCTTGAGAAACGCCAGGCCGAGAAGAAGAAAGAGCTGATGAAGGCGCAGAGTCTGCCCaagacctcagcctcccaggcgcGCAAGGCCATGATTGAGAAGTTGGAGAAGGAGGGCGCGGCCGG CAGCCCTGGCGGACCCCGCGCAGCCGTGCAGCGATCCACCAGCTTCGGGGTCCCCAACGCCAACAGCATCAAGCAGATGCTGCTGGACTGGTGCCGAGCCAAGACTCGCGGCTACGAG CATGTCGACATCCAGAACTTCTCCTCCAGCTGGAGTGATGGGATGGCCTTCTGTGCCCTGGTGCACAACTTCTTCCCTGAGGCCTTCGACTATGGGCAGCTTAGCCCTCAGAACCGACGCCAGAACTTCGAGGTGGCCTTCTCATCTGCGGA GACCCATGCGGACTGCCCGCAGCTCCTGGATACAGAGGACATGGTGCGGCTTCGAGAGCCTGACTGGAAGTGCGTGTACACGTACATCCAGGAGTTCTACCGCTGTCTGGTCCAGAAGGGGCTGGTAAAAACCAAAAAGTCCTAA
- the LOC105487215 gene encoding smoothelin isoform X5: protein MVGMGAPGDLHAACPSTPAGTPSPRSRVPVRPPSLSWLEVTADLAERRRIRSAIRELQRQELEREEEALASKRFRAERQDNKENWLHSRQREAEQRAALARLAGQLESMNDVEELTALLRSAGEYEERKLIRAAIRRVRAQEIEAATLAGRLCSARPNSGLREDSKGRVAHRLEQCEVPEQEEQEQQTEVSKPTPTPEGTSQDVTTVTLLLRAPPGSTSSSPASASSSPTAASPEPPLEPAEAQCLTAEVPGAPEPPPSPPKTTSPEPQESPTLTSTEGQVVNKLLSGPKETPAAQSPTRGPSDTKRADVAGPRPCQRSLSVLSPHQPAQNRESTPLASRPSSFQRAGSVRDRVHKFTSDSPMAARLQDGTPRAALSPLTPARLVGPSLTSTTPASSSSGSSSRGRSDTSSRFSKEQQGVAQPLAQLQSCSQEEGPRGRGLAPRPLENGAGGPVARSEEPGAPLPVAVSTAEPGGSMKTTFTIEIKDGRGQASTGRVLLPTGNQRAELTLGLRAPPTLLSTSSGGKSTITRVNSPGTLARLGSVTHVTSFSHAPPSSRGGCSVKMEPEPAEPPSAAVEAANGAEQTRVNKAPEGRSPLSAEELMTIEDEGVLDKMLDQSTDFEERKLIRAALRELRQRKRDGSGSTMMQTKTFSSSSSSKKMGSIFDREDQTSPRAGSLAALEKRQAEKKKELMKAQSLPKTSASQARKAMIEKLEKEGAAGSPGGPRAAVQRSTSFGVPNANSIKQMLLDWCRAKTRGYEHVDIQNFSSSWSDGMAFCALVHNFFPEAFDYGQLSPQNRRQNFEVAFSSAEMLVDCVPLVEVEDMMIMGKKPDPKCVFTYVQSLYNHLRRHELRLRGKNV from the exons ATGGTCGGAATGGGGGCGCCTGGGGACTTGCACGCCGCGTGCCCCTCCACACCAGCCGGGACGCCCTCCCCTCGGTCCCGAGTTCCAGTTCGACCTCCGTCACTCAGCTGG CTGGAGGTCACAGCAGATCTGGCAGAGCGGCGGCGCATCCGCTCAGCCATCCGGGAACTGCAGCGGCaggagctggagcgcgaggaggAGGCCCTGGCATCCAAGCGTTTCCGTGCCGAGCGGCAGGACAACAAGGAGAACTGGCTGCA CTCTCGGCAGCGGGAAGCTGAGCAGCGGGCTGCGCTGGCACGGCTGGCAGGGCAGCTGGAGTCCATGAACGATGTAGAGGAATTGACTGCACTG TTGCGAAGCGCTGGTGAGTATGAGGAGCGCAAGCTGATCCGAGCTGCCATCCGCCGCGTACGGGCTCAGGAGATTGAGG CTGCCACCTTGGCTGGGAGGTTGTGCAGCGCGCGTCCCAACAGTGGCTTAAGAGAGGACAGCAAGGGGCGAGTGGCACACAGGCTGGAACAGTGTGAG GTGCCAGAGCAAGAGGAACAGGAACAGCAGACAGAGGTCTCAAAGCCAACTCCCACCCCTGAAGGCACCAGCCAGGATGTGACCACAGTGACACTCCTGCTGCGAGCCCCACCTGGGAGCACATCCagctcacctgcctcagccagcaGTTCACCCACCGCTGCCTCTCCTGAGCCTCCATTGGAGCCTGCCGAGGCCCAGTGCCTTACAGCCGAGGTTCCAGGCGCCCCAGAGCCACCCCCCAGCCCACCCAAGACCACCAGCCCTGAGCCTCAGGAGTCTCCAACGCTCACCAGCACTGAGGGCCAGGTGGTCAACAAG CTTCTGTCTGGCCCTAAAGAGACCCCTGCTGCCCAGAGCCCCACCAGAGGCCCTTCTGACACCAAGAGAGCAG ACGTGGCTGGACCCCGACCCTGCCAACGCTCCCTGTCGGTGCTCAGCCCCCACCAGCCAGCCCAGAACCGAG AGTCCACCCCCCTTGCCAGCAGACCTTCCTCGTTCCAGCGGGCTGGCTCTGTGCGGGACCGTGTCCACAAGTTCACATCAGATTCTCCTATGGCTGCTAGGCTCCAGGATGGCACACCCCGGGCTGCCCTAAGTCCCCTGACCCCCGCAAGGCTCGTGGGCCCCTCCCTCACCAGTAccacccctgcctcctcctccagcgGCTCCTCCTCTCGGGGCCGCAGTGATACCTCCTCCCGGTTCAGCAAGGAGCAACAAGGAGTAGCCCAGCCCCTGGCCCAGCTTCAAAGCTGCTCCCAGGAGGAGGGCCCCAGGGGGCGGGGCTTGGCTCCCAGGCCCCTTGAAAACGGAGCAGGGGGGCCTGTGGCACGTTCAGAGGAGCCTGGTGCCCCATTGCCCGTGGCCGTCAGCACTGCCGAGCCAGGGGGCAGTATGAAGACTACATTCACCATCGAGATCAAGGATGGCCGTGGCCAGGCCTCCACAGGCCGCGTGCTGCTGCCCACAGGCAACCAGAGGGCAG AACTGACACTGGGGCTGCGGGCGCCCCCGACCCTACTCAGCACCAGTAGTGGGGGCAAGAGCACCATCACTCGTGTCAACAGCCCTGGGACCCTGGCTCGGCTGGGCAGTGTCACTCATGTCACCAGCTTCAGCCATGCCCCCCCCAGTAGCCGAGGAGGCTGCAGCGTCAAG ATGGAACCAGAGCCAGCAGAGCCTCCCTCTGCAGCAGTGGAAGCAGCCAATGGGGCCGAGCAGACCCGAGTGAACAAAGCACCAGAGGGGCGGAGCCCTCTGAGCGCTGAGGAGCTGATGACTATTGAGGACGAAGGAGTCTTGGACAAAATG CTGGATCAGAGCACGGACTTTGAAGAGCGGAAGCTCATCCGGGCTGCACTTCGTGAGCTCCGACAAAGGAAGAGAG ATGGCAGTGGCAGCACCATGATGCAAACCAAgaccttctcctcttcctcctcatccaAGAAGATGGGCAG CATCTTCGACCGCGAGGACCAGACCAGCCCACGGGCCGGCAGCCTGGCGGCGCTTGAGAAACGCCAGGCCGAGAAGAAGAAAGAGCTGATGAAGGCGCAGAGTCTGCCCaagacctcagcctcccaggcgcGCAAGGCCATGATTGAGAAGTTGGAGAAGGAGGGCGCGGCCGG CAGCCCTGGCGGACCCCGCGCAGCCGTGCAGCGATCCACCAGCTTCGGGGTCCCCAACGCCAACAGCATCAAGCAGATGCTGCTGGACTGGTGCCGAGCCAAGACTCGCGGCTACGAG CATGTCGACATCCAGAACTTCTCCTCCAGCTGGAGTGATGGGATGGCCTTCTGTGCCCTGGTGCACAACTTCTTCCCTGAGGCCTTCGACTATGGGCAGCTTAGCCCTCAGAACCGACGCCAGAACTTCGAGGTGGCCTTCTCATCTGCGGA